The following proteins are co-located in the Pedobacter sp. FW305-3-2-15-E-R2A2 genome:
- a CDS encoding penicillin acylase family protein, whose protein sequence is MFQIPPVGKILNPFIGAIQNENEKPLEIQLLSKSNLGLIDTVHIYFDKRKVPHIYAKNDQDLFFAQGYVTAYLRLWQMDFISYSSAGRLSEIFKEGYLDYDRIQRRVGILEGAKASLKLIEKDKKTNEVMTNYTKGVNAYISQLNYKNMPLEYKLLDYKPEAWTKLKTVLIMKYIGNTLSGYEQDIPMTNLMLALGEKDFNKYFPSFNSKISPLIKDPVTKLNSSSGFIKQPKYLDFSFLNTSSVITSDGYNPRLGSNSWVVSGKKTKSGLPILCSDPHLNLSLPAIWLEMQLTAPGMNVYGVSIPGTPAVIIGFNENIAWGLTNGADDVKDWYKLKISADYKKYEFNNKWVNLIPKVEVIKRKDQSSFLDTVYYTIHGPILNDNKYAQGQGEIKNLALKWELNNPSNEFLTFIKLSKAKNFSDYKAAISSYSVPIQNFTFAGNDNTIAANHQGKMHVKWADQGRFILDGTKSSHLYSRYIPQDSLPQVVNPSDNYIISANQHPTSKNYPFNYNGYFFENRALRIDEKLRDDNNLDAAKMMDIQLDNISVIARDGIKVLAAQMKGAQLQKHSRELLDSLSLWNGEYNSKNTNAALFEFWMGRIKSNTWDEFKSYKFSATNPGDNVLFDLITNEPDNAYFDLLGTSKIENAHDIIVKSYEEAVESFEKLRKTGLSDWGDFNRISLMHLAKIEPFSKTNIRSAGHPETINAMGNKWGPSWRMIVELGKRPKAYGIFAGGQSGNAGGNNYDSFVKDWNEGKYYSLLFFMSDVEAKANSKNTWKLK, encoded by the coding sequence ATGTTTCAAATACCTCCTGTTGGTAAAATATTAAATCCCTTTATAGGAGCGATTCAAAATGAAAACGAAAAACCTTTAGAAATTCAGTTGTTAAGCAAGTCAAATCTGGGGTTAATTGATACGGTCCATATCTATTTTGATAAACGTAAAGTACCTCATATCTATGCAAAAAATGACCAGGACTTATTTTTTGCTCAGGGATATGTTACTGCCTATTTAAGGTTATGGCAAATGGATTTTATAAGTTATAGTTCAGCAGGACGCTTATCTGAGATTTTTAAGGAGGGTTATTTGGATTATGATCGCATACAAAGGAGGGTAGGGATTCTTGAAGGGGCTAAGGCATCCCTGAAACTTATAGAGAAAGACAAGAAAACCAATGAAGTCATGACCAATTATACAAAGGGGGTTAATGCCTATATCAGTCAGTTGAATTATAAAAATATGCCTTTAGAGTATAAGCTTCTGGATTATAAACCGGAAGCCTGGACCAAACTGAAAACGGTATTAATCATGAAATATATAGGGAATACTCTATCCGGATATGAACAGGATATTCCTATGACTAACCTGATGCTTGCTCTGGGAGAAAAAGATTTTAACAAGTATTTCCCTAGCTTCAATTCGAAAATTTCACCTTTGATAAAGGACCCGGTAACTAAATTAAATTCCTCTTCAGGGTTTATTAAACAACCTAAATATCTTGATTTTTCTTTTTTAAATACATCTTCCGTAATTACTTCTGACGGTTATAACCCCAGACTGGGAAGCAACAGCTGGGTAGTATCGGGCAAAAAAACTAAAAGCGGATTGCCAATATTGTGTAGTGATCCGCATCTTAATCTTTCTTTACCCGCAATTTGGCTGGAAATGCAATTGACGGCTCCGGGTATGAATGTTTATGGGGTAAGTATTCCTGGTACGCCTGCAGTGATTATTGGCTTTAATGAAAATATTGCCTGGGGCCTTACCAATGGTGCAGATGACGTTAAGGATTGGTATAAATTAAAAATCTCCGCTGATTATAAAAAATATGAGTTCAATAATAAATGGGTTAATTTAATACCTAAGGTGGAAGTGATAAAAAGGAAAGACCAGTCTTCATTTCTGGATACGGTTTATTACACGATTCATGGGCCAATACTGAATGATAATAAATATGCTCAGGGTCAGGGAGAAATAAAGAACCTGGCTTTAAAGTGGGAACTCAATAATCCTTCAAACGAATTCTTAACTTTTATAAAGTTAAGTAAGGCCAAGAATTTTTCGGATTACAAAGCCGCCATTTCAAGTTATTCTGTTCCAATACAGAACTTCACATTTGCAGGTAACGACAATACTATCGCAGCGAATCATCAAGGAAAAATGCATGTGAAATGGGCTGATCAGGGAAGGTTTATCCTGGATGGAACAAAAAGTTCTCATCTCTATTCCAGATATATTCCTCAGGACAGCTTGCCTCAGGTCGTAAATCCTTCCGATAATTATATCATATCAGCAAACCAGCATCCTACTTCTAAAAATTACCCGTTTAACTATAACGGCTATTTTTTTGAAAACAGGGCGCTGCGAATTGATGAGAAATTAAGAGATGACAATAACTTAGATGCTGCAAAAATGATGGATATACAGCTAGACAATATCAGCGTGATTGCTCGTGATGGAATAAAAGTATTGGCAGCTCAGATGAAGGGAGCTCAGCTGCAAAAGCATTCAAGAGAATTATTGGATAGCTTGAGTTTGTGGAATGGAGAATATAATTCAAAAAATACAAATGCTGCGCTTTTTGAATTCTGGATGGGAAGAATAAAATCAAATACCTGGGATGAATTTAAAAGCTATAAATTTTCTGCAACAAATCCAGGCGATAACGTATTATTTGACCTCATCACCAATGAACCAGACAATGCGTATTTCGATCTGCTTGGAACTTCGAAAATTGAAAATGCTCATGATATCATTGTTAAATCATATGAGGAAGCAGTTGAAAGTTTTGAGAAATTAAGAAAAACAGGATTGTCAGACTGGGGTGATTTTAATAGAATTTCTTTAATGCATCTGGCAAAGATCGAGCCCTTTAGTAAAACGAATATACGCAGTGCAGGTCACCCTGAAACGATTAATGCAATGGGAAACAAATGGGGCCCATCCTGGCGGATGATTGTTGAGCTTGGTAAAAGACCTAAAGCTTATGGAATTTTTGCCGGCGGCCAATCTGGAAATGCAGGAGGGAATAACTATGACAGCTTTGTTAAGGATTGGAACGAAGGAAAATATTATTCTTTATTGTTTTTTATGTCTGATGTGGAAGCTAAAGCAAATTCGAAAAATACCTGGAAATTAAAATAA
- a CDS encoding MBL fold metallo-hydrolase, with protein sequence MKNWYLKPNVIIEPLIERWYAWSHLVSPATAAMNIVGRHLKIMNSYIQSPQIHAAAVLNPKMLGGPFMDYKKSRVEDIKALKERTLQNQSNSIALHQAIIELDNMLKANAKGYSLENLYDQVPELLKGYVELVYDLNNNPSFRLFESLLYSSEYYNKASQSIALWVTENDERPFCLSTARLDEPGVLHLNLPLDHEGIDALSKMKRNPCSIDEIAKTLSIAEQDMDLFKTFFTEEKHPTYEKYEGPNVRMRYFGHACILIETKDICILVDPLISYYGYESTVNHFSDIDLPDVIDYVLITHNHQDHILFETLLPLRHKIKKIIVPRTTSGSLQDPNLKLVFNHAGFKNVIEIDEMEELSFENCVITGIPFTGEHSDLNIQAKTCFHLSFSQFTFLFVADSRVVESRLYKHIHKKMGDVDVIFLGMECDGAPLSWLYGPLLSEELARDKDQSRRLSGSNFEKGFHLVDIFNPKEVYVYAMGQEPWLEFISTVKYTDESNPIVQSNLLVEKCTERGIIAERLFGEKEILYVNAPKMQSV encoded by the coding sequence ATGAAAAACTGGTATTTAAAACCGAATGTAATTATTGAGCCATTAATTGAAAGATGGTATGCCTGGTCGCATCTAGTTTCACCTGCTACTGCAGCGATGAATATTGTTGGAAGGCATTTAAAAATCATGAATTCTTATATACAATCACCTCAGATTCATGCAGCAGCCGTCCTTAATCCAAAAATGCTTGGCGGGCCATTTATGGATTACAAAAAATCGCGTGTTGAAGATATTAAAGCATTGAAGGAAAGAACGCTGCAGAATCAGTCGAATTCTATTGCGTTGCATCAGGCTATCATCGAGCTTGATAACATGCTGAAAGCAAATGCAAAAGGATATTCCCTCGAAAATTTATATGATCAGGTTCCGGAATTATTAAAAGGTTATGTGGAGTTGGTTTATGATCTAAATAATAATCCATCGTTCAGACTATTTGAATCATTACTTTATTCCAGCGAATATTACAATAAGGCTTCTCAGAGCATTGCTTTGTGGGTTACTGAAAACGACGAACGTCCGTTTTGCCTAAGTACGGCCAGATTAGATGAACCTGGTGTTTTACATTTAAATTTACCGCTCGACCACGAAGGGATCGATGCGTTAAGCAAAATGAAAAGAAACCCTTGTTCAATTGATGAAATTGCAAAGACGCTGTCTATTGCAGAACAGGATATGGATTTGTTTAAGACCTTCTTTACAGAAGAAAAGCATCCTACCTATGAGAAATATGAAGGACCAAATGTACGTATGCGTTATTTTGGACATGCTTGTATACTCATTGAAACCAAAGATATATGCATTTTGGTTGACCCTTTAATTAGCTACTACGGATATGAATCAACTGTTAATCATTTCTCAGATATTGATCTGCCTGATGTTATTGATTATGTACTGATTACGCACAATCATCAGGATCATATTCTTTTTGAAACACTGTTGCCATTAAGGCACAAAATCAAAAAAATTATAGTTCCGAGAACAACCTCAGGATCACTGCAGGATCCGAATTTAAAACTGGTATTTAACCATGCCGGATTTAAAAATGTAATCGAAATTGATGAAATGGAGGAATTGAGTTTTGAAAACTGTGTGATCACTGGTATTCCATTTACCGGCGAACATAGTGATCTGAATATCCAGGCAAAAACATGTTTTCATTTAAGTTTCAGTCAGTTCACATTCCTTTTTGTAGCTGATTCCAGGGTAGTTGAATCAAGGTTGTATAAACATATTCACAAGAAAATGGGTGATGTTGATGTGATATTCCTTGGAATGGAATGTGACGGAGCACCATTATCATGGTTATATGGCCCGTTGTTGTCAGAAGAATTAGCCAGGGACAAAGACCAGTCAAGGCGACTTTCAGGATCTAATTTTGAAAAAGGCTTTCACCTGGTGGATATATTCAATCCGAAAGAGGTTTATGTATATGCAATGGGACAAGAGCCGTGGCTTGAATTTATAAGCACCGTAAAATATACTGATGAATCCAATCCAATTGTTCAGTCAAACCTGCTGGTGGAAAAATGTACCGAGCGTGGCATCATTGCAGAACGGTTATTTGGCGAAAAAGAGATTCTGTATGTTAATGCACCTAAAATGCAGTCAGTCTGA
- a CDS encoding cyclic peptide export ABC transporter, with protein MKRFLKIVFPLIGRAGIGKYIFLGLLSGVTSFLFINFITRVVAMLTVGSYTAISQEYLITFVAVIFFYTWSRKALAFFSVKISQKVVWHLRKEILKLTLNANYQALSTRKNFIQASILSDVGALANASIGSIDFFIQIVMAIGCLIYLASISVMLFFLTLIVSSIGILVYTLSTKENMKNLVSARKVENGFHANLNAILNGFKEIFMDPNKGNYIYEEKVCKNAAESSFYQVTAITGLINNQIIGQILSQLLITAVLLVFSVTLEIKASNIIGFIFTLMYLLGAISSVMSIFPSIMMAKVASNNLFDLKKELESIESLSDKASNENFSKIFQTIETKNLEFIYSPELGDFSIGPIDFKILKGETIFIYGGNGSGKTTFIYSLLGLCIPTSGQIYINELAIDNSNYRSYRSLFSVVFNDFYLFEGIIGVETVDVHKWDKYLKLFELEGKVSLEDGHFSSTDLSTGQRKRLALIAALLEEKSILVLDEWAADQDPYFRKKFYTEIIPILNQDGFTIIAITHDDKYYGCAHKVYKMEEGNLILENLDFKPNLISNTSSIF; from the coding sequence ATGAAAAGATTTTTGAAAATTGTTTTTCCACTCATTGGTCGTGCTGGAATAGGGAAGTATATATTTTTGGGTTTGCTTTCAGGCGTGACTAGTTTTTTGTTTATTAATTTTATCACGAGAGTAGTTGCCATGCTTACCGTAGGTTCATATACTGCGATAAGCCAGGAGTATCTGATCACTTTTGTTGCGGTAATATTTTTCTATACCTGGTCAAGGAAAGCCCTTGCTTTTTTTAGTGTGAAAATTTCTCAGAAAGTAGTGTGGCACCTGAGAAAAGAAATATTAAAATTAACCCTTAATGCAAATTATCAGGCCTTATCTACCAGGAAAAATTTCATTCAGGCCTCCATATTAAGTGACGTGGGGGCACTGGCGAATGCATCAATCGGCTCAATAGATTTTTTTATTCAAATTGTAATGGCCATTGGATGTCTGATTTATCTCGCCTCCATCTCAGTCATGCTTTTTTTTCTAACCTTAATCGTTTCCAGCATTGGGATCCTCGTTTATACGTTGTCCACAAAGGAAAATATGAAAAATCTGGTTAGTGCCCGTAAGGTTGAGAATGGATTTCATGCAAATCTCAATGCGATTTTAAATGGATTCAAGGAGATTTTTATGGATCCAAATAAAGGAAATTACATCTATGAAGAAAAGGTGTGTAAAAATGCAGCAGAATCTTCATTTTATCAGGTAACCGCAATAACGGGTTTAATAAACAATCAGATTATAGGACAAATTTTATCTCAGTTGCTAATTACTGCGGTCTTACTGGTGTTTAGTGTTACTTTAGAAATAAAAGCAAGTAATATTATTGGTTTTATTTTTACGTTGATGTACTTGCTTGGTGCAATTAGTTCTGTGATGTCCATATTCCCTTCTATCATGATGGCGAAAGTGGCATCAAATAATCTATTTGATCTGAAAAAAGAACTGGAATCCATTGAATCATTAAGTGATAAAGCCAGTAACGAGAATTTCTCCAAAATTTTTCAAACAATTGAAACTAAAAACCTTGAATTTATCTATTCACCAGAACTTGGTGATTTTAGTATAGGACCAATTGATTTTAAAATTTTAAAAGGAGAGACCATCTTTATATATGGCGGAAATGGAAGTGGTAAAACGACTTTCATTTATTCACTACTGGGCTTATGTATTCCGACTTCAGGACAAATTTATATCAATGAACTTGCTATAGATAATTCCAATTATCGAAGCTACAGGTCCTTATTCAGCGTAGTATTTAATGATTTTTATCTTTTTGAGGGAATCATAGGAGTGGAAACTGTTGACGTACACAAATGGGATAAATATTTGAAATTGTTTGAACTTGAGGGTAAAGTTTCTCTGGAAGATGGACATTTCTCCTCCACAGACCTTTCTACCGGACAAAGGAAGCGCTTAGCTTTAATCGCAGCACTGCTTGAGGAAAAATCAATTCTTGTCTTAGATGAATGGGCAGCAGATCAGGACCCTTATTTTAGAAAAAAATTCTATACCGAGATTATCCCTATTCTCAATCAGGATGGGTTTACAATTATCGCAATTACGCATGATGATAAGTATTATGGTTGTGCGCATAAAGTGTATAAAATGGAGGAAGGAAATCTTATTCTTGAAAACCTGGATTTCAAACCTAATCTGATTTCCAATACCTCATCAATTTTTTAA
- a CDS encoding alpha/beta fold hydrolase, with translation MEKTQLFLLHFAGGSSYSYDFIKPYLHDFEIIQLELPGRGRRMDEDLILDFNMAAQDLFQQILKRITSTSFFVYGHSMGAYLALKIVSMLEKVNKRASYLIVSGNAGPGVNDPVKRYLLDKHEFRKELKRIGGIPNEIFSNVELLEFYEPILRADFQISEEGDFNDVLPVNTPLFAIMGEEEEKVMKISNWANFTKLNFDYHVFPGDHFFIREQAAGIADILRNCKKKATYFSDFPSRFSSKN, from the coding sequence ATGGAAAAAACACAATTGTTCTTGCTGCATTTCGCAGGAGGGAGTTCCTATTCTTATGACTTCATTAAACCTTATTTACATGATTTTGAAATTATTCAACTGGAACTTCCGGGAAGAGGGAGGCGAATGGATGAAGACCTTATTTTAGACTTCAATATGGCGGCTCAGGATTTATTCCAACAAATTCTGAAAAGAATCACTTCGACTTCCTTTTTTGTATATGGTCATAGTATGGGGGCATATCTTGCGCTTAAAATTGTGAGTATGCTGGAAAAAGTGAATAAGCGGGCATCTTATCTTATTGTTAGTGGCAATGCAGGTCCCGGAGTCAATGATCCTGTAAAAAGGTACCTGTTGGATAAACATGAATTTAGAAAAGAATTAAAGAGAATCGGGGGCATCCCAAATGAGATTTTTTCTAATGTTGAATTGCTGGAGTTTTATGAGCCGATATTGAGAGCAGATTTCCAGATCTCGGAGGAGGGAGACTTTAACGATGTTTTACCAGTAAATACCCCTCTTTTTGCCATAATGGGAGAGGAAGAAGAAAAAGTAATGAAAATATCAAACTGGGCAAATTTCACCAAACTCAATTTCGATTATCATGTTTTTCCCGGTGATCATTTCTTTATTCGGGAACAGGCCGCTGGAATTGCAGATATTCTGAGAAATTGCAAGAAAAAAGCAACTTATTTCAGTGATTTTCCGAGCAGATTTTCAAGTAAAAATTAA